From Lysinibacillus sp. SGAir0095, the proteins below share one genomic window:
- a CDS encoding DUF2164 family protein, whose amino-acid sequence MLKNLSKEQYQFIIQELHTFFLNERKEELTELEIERILKFFNETISPIIFNTLINDVFNTIEKQCQNLEEELLKLQFSALSKSLN is encoded by the coding sequence ATGTTAAAAAATCTATCTAAGGAACAATATCAATTTATAATTCAAGAGCTACATACATTTTTTTTAAACGAGAGAAAAGAAGAATTGACTGAATTAGAAATTGAAAGGATCTTAAAGTTTTTTAATGAAACAATTTCACCTATTATTTTTAATACACTTATTAATGATGTGTTTAACACTATAGAAAAACAGTGTCAAAATTTAGAGGAAGAGTTACTCAAACTACAATTTTCAGCTTTAAGTAAATCGTTAAACTAA
- a CDS encoding GNAT family N-acetyltransferase, translating into MQIRTIELRDTRNYLDLNKKIDESGFMLYEPGEKQITFEQQEKFIERVLADHRSTMLVAEVDAQLAGFIAAIGNNLERTKHRASIVIGLLEEFRGQGIGKSLFEQIFMWAKEANITRLELTVIKENQRAFNLYRKMGFVLEGEKVHSLMINGKPMNEYYLYKLLEH; encoded by the coding sequence ATGCAAATTCGGACGATTGAATTAAGAGATACACGAAATTATCTAGATCTCAATAAAAAAATTGATGAGTCAGGTTTTATGCTCTATGAACCAGGTGAAAAACAAATTACTTTCGAACAACAAGAAAAATTTATAGAAAGAGTTCTGGCAGATCACCGTTCAACAATGTTAGTAGCTGAAGTGGATGCTCAACTAGCCGGATTTATTGCAGCCATTGGGAATAATCTTGAGCGAACAAAACATCGAGCATCGATTGTTATCGGCTTACTTGAAGAATTCAGAGGGCAAGGAATTGGTAAATCCCTATTTGAGCAAATATTTATGTGGGCAAAGGAAGCAAACATTACACGGTTAGAGTTAACAGTGATTAAAGAAAACCAGAGAGCATTCAACTTATATCGTAAAATGGGCTTTGTCTTAGAAGGTGAAAAGGTGCACTCTTTGATGATAAATGGTAAGCCGATGAATGAATATTATCTATATAAATTATTGGAACACTAA
- a CDS encoding YqhG family protein, whose protein sequence is MYAEQVHDYLKTFFKETNCEVLLDEGHMLSVQLTTDMDKRIMNRPFYWQYIEATNSPANPARLNLITDRTKIQNQFMGETIHFGSGRLHQIFKTTKELGSFVKMYQQDNGNKQNGMLTPYFSVNYKVSYYCDRTKEVLYSLGINLINGEIEDNFHDYINQLDLKSSLPENTFCLQYIIKPTRALERLDSMIQNIIQNDDHSWAEEAKKRWEKELEVLNFFYEGVEDKPGSYEIEKKGLKERFNPRIKVEIINGGLFYLK, encoded by the coding sequence ATGTATGCAGAACAAGTTCATGACTATTTAAAGACATTTTTTAAAGAAACTAATTGTGAAGTTCTTCTTGATGAAGGACATATGTTGTCAGTACAATTAACTACTGATATGGATAAAAGGATTATGAATCGGCCGTTTTATTGGCAATATATCGAAGCGACGAATAGTCCTGCGAATCCAGCTCGTTTAAATTTAATAACCGATCGTACAAAAATCCAAAATCAATTTATGGGTGAAACTATTCATTTTGGGTCAGGCAGATTACATCAAATTTTTAAAACAACGAAAGAACTTGGCTCATTTGTGAAGATGTATCAGCAAGATAATGGAAATAAACAAAATGGAATGCTTACACCTTATTTTAGTGTGAATTACAAGGTATCTTATTATTGCGATCGAACGAAGGAAGTTCTTTATTCTTTAGGAATAAATTTAATTAATGGCGAGATCGAAGATAATTTCCACGATTATATTAATCAGCTTGATCTTAAGTCAAGTCTTCCTGAGAATACATTCTGTTTGCAATATATTATTAAGCCAACAAGAGCACTCGAACGCCTGGACTCTATGATTCAAAATATTATACAAAATGATGATCATTCGTGGGCGGAAGAAGCAAAAAAAAGATGGGAAAAGGAATTGGAAGTACTCAACTTTTTCTATGAAGGTGTGGAAGATAAGCCAGGAAGCTATGAAATAGAGAAAAAGGGTTTGAAAGAACGGTTTAACCCACGTATAAAAGTAGAAATAATTAACGGTGGATTGTTTTATTTGAAATAA
- a CDS encoding metallophosphoesterase → MRIELGYGLDIFGDIHACYEEFLTLLDKLGYQKNEKELYIHPEGRKILSLGDVMSRGPQSIESMLFFLRHVEAGLAYMIDSNHGWKIARWLDGRKVQLRHGDENVEEEFKHYQNKHGEKETKALKEKLKFLLMNAPSHYIISDEGKDKVVCAHAGIKDEFIGKENSRIKDFCRYGDVAGMDEKGKPIRRDWFMEHKGELLIVWGHDPKREPMLTNNTLNIDQGAVFGGKLTCFRYPEREFVFVDALKNYSGKVGVDSPIEN, encoded by the coding sequence ATGCGAATAGAATTGGGCTATGGATTGGATATTTTTGGTGATATCCATGCTTGTTATGAAGAATTTCTTACATTACTTGATAAATTAGGTTATCAAAAGAATGAAAAAGAGCTTTATATACATCCAGAGGGGCGGAAAATTCTATCATTAGGTGACGTGATGAGTAGGGGACCTCAGTCAATTGAATCTATGTTGTTCTTTTTAAGGCATGTCGAAGCAGGCTTGGCATATATGATTGATAGCAATCATGGATGGAAAATTGCACGCTGGTTAGACGGTCGGAAAGTTCAACTTAGACATGGTGACGAAAATGTCGAAGAAGAATTTAAACACTATCAGAATAAACATGGTGAAAAAGAAACAAAAGCTTTAAAAGAAAAGTTGAAATTTTTATTAATGAACGCTCCTTCTCACTATATCATCTCAGATGAAGGTAAAGATAAAGTAGTTTGTGCACATGCAGGTATTAAAGACGAATTTATAGGGAAAGAAAATTCAAGGATTAAAGATTTTTGTCGATATGGTGATGTAGCCGGAATGGACGAGAAGGGAAAGCCTATAAGAAGAGATTGGTTCATGGAGCATAAAGGAGAGTTGCTCATTGTGTGGGGACATGATCCAAAACGTGAACCAATGTTGACTAATAACACGCTTAATATTGATCAAGGGGCAGTATTTGGAGGAAAGCTAACTTGTTTTCGATACCCAGAAAGAGAATTTGTATTTGTTGATGCATTGAAGAACTATTCCGGTAAAGTTGGGGTGGATAGTCCGATAGAAAACTAA
- a CDS encoding MFS transporter encodes MEENNPKIVNSPLITLILTFAGLTILMSMYITIPLTATWISEFSINETEAIWLSSAFSLCYAFSSLIYGPLSDRLGRKVFLVSGITFLTLITILCAFVKNYELLLILRILQAAGASAFVPISLVYIADVLPPENRLKTLGFVSSSFLIASVVAQVFSVLVEDALGWNYIFLLLGAFYLITTILTIFCLPKEKRVVQDISIFESFINIKNLFLNRSLCISFLISLMLLFSLIGMYTILGTYLAEAPFHFTNDQILTVRGIGLISVVTSLFASNITKKFGVNRSVRGSLLIASLSLFLMGISQSPLLSILFSLFFVACIALLVPVNISLINKNGAAQRGTAILFNAFILFVGASFGPMLATLLMEQTNSFISLTIFSIILLIGFVGAIFLD; translated from the coding sequence ATGGAAGAAAACAACCCGAAAATTGTGAACTCCCCTCTTATTACACTTATCTTAACCTTTGCTGGACTTACTATATTAATGTCTATGTATATAACTATCCCACTCACAGCTACCTGGATTTCTGAATTTTCCATTAATGAAACGGAAGCTATTTGGTTAAGTAGCGCCTTTTCACTTTGCTATGCCTTTTCAAGCTTAATCTATGGGCCTCTGTCAGATCGCTTAGGAAGAAAAGTATTTTTAGTATCTGGCATCACTTTTCTTACACTCATCACCATTCTATGCGCTTTTGTCAAAAATTATGAGCTACTTCTTATCCTTCGAATCTTGCAAGCTGCAGGTGCATCTGCATTTGTCCCTATTTCCTTAGTATATATTGCAGACGTTTTACCACCTGAAAATAGACTTAAGACTTTGGGATTCGTTTCTTCGTCATTTTTGATTGCTAGTGTAGTGGCACAAGTTTTTTCAGTACTTGTTGAAGACGCTTTAGGTTGGAACTATATATTTCTACTATTAGGAGCTTTTTATTTAATTACAACAATACTTACAATTTTTTGTTTGCCAAAAGAAAAAAGAGTTGTACAAGATATTTCTATCTTTGAAAGTTTTATTAATATTAAAAATTTGTTCTTAAATCGATCACTTTGTATTTCTTTTCTTATTTCTCTAATGCTGCTTTTCTCTTTAATTGGTATGTATACTATCTTGGGAACATACCTTGCAGAAGCACCGTTTCATTTTACAAATGATCAAATACTTACAGTTCGAGGCATTGGTTTAATTTCTGTAGTAACAAGTCTTTTCGCCAGTAATATTACAAAAAAATTTGGAGTCAATCGCTCCGTCCGGGGAAGCTTACTGATAGCTTCACTCTCATTATTTTTAATGGGGATTAGCCAGAGCCCACTTTTATCTATCCTGTTTAGTTTATTTTTCGTAGCCTGTATTGCATTACTTGTTCCTGTGAATATCTCTCTTATAAATAAAAATGGTGCTGCACAAAGGGGAACAGCCATTCTTTTTAATGCTTTTATTCTTTTTGTCGGTGCTAGTTTTGGACCAATGCTTGCCACACTATTAATGGAGCAAACTAATTCTTTTATTAGCCTAACGATATTTAGCATCATCCTGTTGATTGGCTTTGTTGGAGCGATTTTCTTAGACTAA
- a CDS encoding helix-turn-helix transcriptional regulator: MDRDFIIQIVSENIKNLRKENHYTQDKMAEIIGISKKTIIQIEKGRALSDWTTTIAICAIFRESAILHKLFGGDPLEVIEITVQDVNIRPQEKTMGGYIMWKNITEYKGFKLQRNLISKHFRILDEENYRLISTFDEEVAHEMWNDIQKTI, encoded by the coding sequence ATGGATAGGGATTTCATAATCCAAATTGTTTCAGAAAATATTAAGAATCTAAGGAAAGAAAATCATTATACACAAGATAAGATGGCTGAGATAATAGGGATTTCAAAGAAAACAATTATTCAAATTGAAAAAGGTAGAGCACTGTCAGATTGGACAACTACAATTGCAATTTGCGCCATATTTCGTGAGAGTGCCATATTACATAAACTCTTTGGTGGAGATCCTTTAGAGGTAATTGAAATAACAGTTCAAGATGTGAATATCCGACCACAGGAAAAAACCATGGGCGGATATATTATGTGGAAGAATATAACTGAATATAAAGGTTTTAAGCTACAAAGAAATTTAATAAGTAAACATTTCCGTATTTTAGACGAAGAAAATTATCGATTAATTAGTACATTTGATGAAGAAGTAGCGCATGAAATGTGGAATGATATCCAAAAAACGATTTAA
- a CDS encoding SRPBCC family protein: MKSWSKDIEINVQIEEVWQLLNGDLEEIQKIMPQVVAQEPIKITSEKVGSIYLQKYREGSRVQEYEVETLEYIDDENNKKLKVGFTLANMFEITAQYELKGIDSDRTYFKYTTTNTPLKWFLKPLVKLGSDKVVIQFVERVKKVAEGQKLQSSGQL, encoded by the coding sequence ATGAAATCTTGGTCAAAGGATATCGAGATAAATGTTCAAATTGAAGAAGTATGGCAATTATTAAATGGTGATTTAGAAGAAATACAAAAAATTATGCCTCAAGTAGTAGCACAAGAACCAATCAAAATTACTTCAGAAAAGGTTGGGAGTATCTATCTTCAGAAGTATCGCGAAGGGAGTCGCGTACAAGAATATGAAGTAGAGACGCTAGAATATATTGATGACGAAAATAATAAGAAATTAAAAGTTGGTTTTACTCTAGCTAACATGTTTGAAATTACAGCACAATATGAGTTGAAAGGTATCGATTCTGATCGAACATATTTTAAATACACAACGACAAATACACCTCTAAAATGGTTTTTGAAACCACTAGTAAAATTAGGGTCAGATAAGGTTGTTATACAATTTGTTGAGAGAGTTAAGAAAGTAGCAGAAGGACAAAAATTACAATCAAGCGGGCAGCTTTAA
- a CDS encoding aspartyl-phosphate phosphatase Spo0E family protein has translation MRSKFYRQILKLLIEMKRKDMYKKANNLGFTHPETVTCSQELDALLNIYSHKVA, from the coding sequence ATGAGAAGTAAATTTTACAGACAAATTTTGAAGCTACTAATTGAAATGAAAAGGAAAGATATGTATAAAAAAGCAAATAATCTCGGCTTCACACATCCAGAAACTGTTACTTGCAGTCAGGAACTTGATGCATTGCTTAATATATACAGCCATAAAGTAGCTTAA
- a CDS encoding MOSC domain-containing protein, with product MRNHHVPILKTFSIGLPKEMTYENNKQIETAICKESVTEAFLTKDGFVGDGVADLKHHGGPDRAVCVYPYEHYALWEKEFGASLPKSTFGENITVTNMLEEDVYIGDIYELGDAVIQITQGRVPCSTINKRVGIPLIMKRMVETGFTGYFCRVLQEGIVRSDSQIRLIEKHPKAISILFGNEVYFKRPKDNEAMQSLLSVEELAEEWKGYMTKRLAKLTTI from the coding sequence ATGAGAAATCACCACGTACCAATATTAAAAACCTTTTCCATTGGGTTACCGAAAGAAATGACCTATGAAAATAATAAACAAATCGAAACGGCTATTTGTAAAGAATCAGTAACCGAAGCCTTCTTAACTAAGGATGGTTTTGTAGGAGATGGTGTTGCAGATTTGAAGCATCATGGTGGCCCAGATCGAGCTGTCTGTGTCTATCCTTATGAACATTATGCACTCTGGGAAAAAGAATTTGGTGCTTCGTTGCCAAAATCAACTTTTGGAGAAAATATAACAGTTACCAATATGCTAGAGGAAGATGTATATATAGGAGATATATACGAGCTAGGTGATGCGGTGATTCAAATAACACAAGGCCGTGTTCCGTGCAGCACAATTAATAAAAGAGTTGGGATTCCTCTAATAATGAAGCGGATGGTAGAAACTGGATTTACCGGGTACTTTTGTCGTGTTCTTCAAGAAGGAATTGTACGCTCAGACTCTCAAATTAGATTAATTGAAAAACATCCAAAAGCTATCTCCATACTTTTCGGCAATGAGGTTTATTTCAAAAGACCAAAAGATAATGAAGCTATGCAATCACTTCTTTCAGTTGAAGAACTTGCGGAAGAGTGGAAGGGATATATGACAAAAAGATTAGCTAAACTAACTACAATCTAA
- a CDS encoding RDD family protein, with the protein MKTITKKRRNAFLIDLAISGVVNLGVEYFLRKKIKNEAFHALVTPTAVLWTLEYLQLRKNGQTLGYKATGLIVENTNGTDLTTDQLLKRMAYRDFICTADYFFKRKSFEGQDGEVLPHDRIAGTVVKEVQ; encoded by the coding sequence ATGAAAACTATAACTAAAAAACGAAGAAATGCCTTTTTAATTGATTTAGCTATATCAGGTGTTGTGAATCTCGGTGTAGAATATTTCTTAAGAAAGAAAATAAAAAATGAGGCTTTTCATGCACTAGTAACACCTACCGCTGTTTTATGGACACTGGAGTATTTACAATTACGTAAAAATGGACAAACTCTTGGATACAAAGCAACAGGACTAATAGTAGAAAATACAAATGGGACAGACCTGACAACTGACCAACTATTAAAACGTATGGCCTATCGAGATTTCATCTGCACTGCTGATTATTTTTTTAAAAGAAAATCCTTCGAGGGTCAAGATGGAGAAGTTCTTCCCCATGACCGAATTGCTGGAACAGTTGTGAAAGAGGTTCAATAA
- a CDS encoding DEAD/DEAH box helicase has translation MIIERSSNWREDFIERFDKDGPWDSWTLYNMSYEIEKMNLIPEFSGLQAPKFLTNIQPLPHQIEAAQTVIEKMNGKAILADEVGLGKTIEAGLIMKEYMIRGIVKKVLILVPASLQNQWVTELNIRFFIPAIAYRKNTPIESYDVVVMSMDTAKKSPHREKIYEQDYDMIIIDEAHKLKNHKTQIYEFVQSLKKKFCLLLTATPIQNDVFEIFYLVSLLKPGHLGNYESFQASFSATKNSIEGEKYLKELVNQVMVRNRRQDTGIEWTSRKVETIPIQYTAKEREVYDMISELKTVSSVFSSSFTMVTLLKEMCSSKEATFLTLNKMIQKCITKEESDYIEAIIEKLMKLEINSKAEKVLEIIEKANNKVIIFTEYRATQAYLQWYLYTKGITSVLFNGKFSKSKRDWVKQLFRERDQVLIATESGGEGINLQFCHHVINYDLPWNPMKLEQRIGRVHRLGQEEDVHIYNLAIENTIEQKILDLLGSKIDVFEKVVGDLDDILTRKA, from the coding sequence ATGATAATTGAAAGGTCTTCAAATTGGCGAGAGGACTTTATCGAACGCTTTGACAAGGATGGTCCATGGGATAGTTGGACGCTTTATAACATGAGCTATGAAATCGAAAAAATGAATTTAATACCTGAATTTTCAGGGTTACAGGCGCCGAAATTTTTAACGAATATACAGCCCCTGCCACATCAGATTGAAGCTGCTCAAACTGTTATTGAAAAAATGAATGGAAAAGCGATTTTAGCTGATGAAGTTGGTTTAGGTAAAACGATTGAAGCAGGACTTATTATGAAGGAATATATGATTCGGGGAATTGTAAAAAAGGTATTGATTTTAGTGCCTGCGTCCTTACAAAATCAATGGGTAACAGAATTAAATATCCGATTTTTCATACCTGCAATTGCCTATCGTAAAAATACGCCTATTGAGAGCTATGATGTAGTTGTAATGAGTATGGATACAGCTAAAAAGAGCCCACATCGGGAGAAAATTTATGAACAAGACTATGACATGATTATTATTGATGAGGCGCATAAACTAAAAAATCATAAGACTCAAATCTATGAGTTTGTACAAAGCTTGAAAAAGAAGTTTTGTTTATTATTAACAGCTACACCTATACAAAATGATGTTTTTGAAATTTTTTATCTGGTTTCTTTATTGAAGCCTGGTCATCTCGGTAATTATGAATCTTTTCAAGCCTCCTTTTCTGCTACAAAAAATTCAATAGAAGGGGAAAAGTATTTAAAAGAACTGGTTAATCAGGTAATGGTAAGGAATAGAAGGCAAGATACTGGTATTGAATGGACAAGTCGTAAGGTTGAAACAATACCAATCCAGTACACTGCAAAAGAAAGAGAAGTCTATGACATGATTAGTGAATTAAAAACTGTGTCATCTGTCTTTTCTAGTTCCTTTACGATGGTCACTTTACTCAAGGAAATGTGTAGTAGTAAAGAAGCAACCTTTTTAACGCTTAATAAAATGATTCAAAAATGCATTACAAAAGAAGAAAGTGATTATATTGAAGCCATTATTGAAAAGCTTATGAAGCTCGAAATTAACTCAAAAGCTGAAAAAGTACTTGAAATTATTGAAAAAGCAAACAATAAGGTTATTATTTTTACAGAGTACCGTGCTACACAAGCATATCTGCAGTGGTACCTCTATACAAAAGGTATCACAAGTGTATTGTTTAACGGGAAATTTAGTAAAAGTAAACGTGACTGGGTCAAGCAATTATTCCGTGAAAGAGATCAGGTATTAATTGCTACAGAATCAGGTGGCGAGGGGATTAACCTTCAATTTTGTCATCACGTAATCAATTATGATTTACCGTGGAATCCCATGAAACTCGAACAGCGAATTGGACGTGTACATCGACTGGGCCAAGAAGAAGATGTGCATATCTATAATTTAGCTATTGAGAATACCATTGAGCAAAAGATATTAGATTTACTTGGCAGTAAAATTGATGTCTTTGAAAAAGTGGTAGGGGATTTAGATGATATTTTAACTAGGAAAGCATAG